One part of the Kryptolebias marmoratus isolate JLee-2015 linkage group LG13, ASM164957v2, whole genome shotgun sequence genome encodes these proteins:
- the phldb2a gene encoding pleckstrin homology-like domain family B member 2, which translates to MMLPQRSSVATLGYGSDCVKIEPSSGGSAGGTLLRGSRSKAELQELMETLQRRKSALEASLRAAECSRKYLGVGSQSARPLSVLSNTDRPPSASRNFSYISSSSVPPSPRQGDRQVRSNGFPRHSYSRHQSQDSLLLSSAADGGSLLPSYGEAVPRSPRVKSGAASMPSSPRLGRRLYSQGKAGGDSRPRKYSTGSLNNLGAHSRSLPRLHNAADPPALSLPLRHPVGSHRGTVSAGQRRSLSSLDQPPDVTVPASMPGASRRSSLASLSSLGVDVDGNGLDLGLGERRMSFGKSGLSPGQRVGSINSLNGKEELRDYHQHQRDERLREQKVQRLECQRLETILSLCTELRQVAREPAASAVSDLQKINKELEKLQVSDDESVFSDSPSSTAPDSCFGAKARDFPLSEEQSAAQRQQSSYRELRSHSPAVSLNSSAPSPSIHHRAKSLQALESVQLKQEVTHIEEERIQVLNNIEELEQKIKDLDNQMEESLREMEVECALLDGEQESEMAQLQKEKELLEQLKGKMHNTEKTSSPESQETEEPSKSAEDLEFQKLEREMKQEEEKESESQELLREIAECQRLSVTRKERIVTLKKQSSQTTLQARQERENFQREKNNLLVMLQKERDKLASLEGKYAELSEGQNFANNPAGVKEHLNSLKERRRSSKENSSQPNENLPHKRSQQLLSPYGRSLGRTLPPKAHLPLTQSSSCGSVIPQGFSFSPREGNTRRLPKASNSHAHVNEDRQRQGDFCSRMVSEPSVFLDSFSFADNSLTSDTVSVESSDSLETSLSACSPDNISSASTSNMAKIEEMERLLREAQAEKQRLLEHREREMEMRRQALEEERRRREELEKRLQEETSRRQKLVEREVKLREKQRSQSRLLSRYLPVRKDDFDLHCHIEAAGHNPDACFHLAITDKTCRGFLVKMGGKIKTWKKRWFVFDQNRRTLTYYADKHETKMKGVIYFQAIEEVYYDHLKNAHKSPNPSLTFSVKTHDRVYYMVAPSPEAMRIWMDVIVTGAEGHMHFMV; encoded by the exons ATGATGCTTCCTCAAAGGAGTTCCGTTGCCACTTTGGGCTACGGGTCAG ACTGTGTAAAGATTGAGCCCAGCAGCGGCGGCTCAGCGGGGGGGACGTTGCTGAGGGGCTCTCGGTCTAAAGCAGAGCTTCAGGAACTTATGGAGACGCTGCAGCGCAGGAAGAGTGCTCTGGAGGCCAGCCTGAGGGCCGCAGAGTGCAGCCGCAAGTACCTTGGTGTTGGAAGCCAGTCCGCCAGGCCGCTGTCAGTCCTCAGCAACACAGACAGGCCTCCGTCTGCCTCCAGAAACTTCTCATAcattagcagcagcagcgtgCCTCCATCCCCACGTCAGGGCGATCGCCAGGTCCGCTCCAACGGCTTTCCTCGTCATTCCTACTCTCGCCACCAGTCGCAGGACAGCCTGCTGCTCTCCAGTGCCGCAGATGGAGGCTCCCTGCTCCCCTCCTACGGGGAGGCAGTACCTCGGTCCCCCAGGGTCAAAAGCGGAGCAGCCAGTATGCCATCCAGCCCTCGACTGGGCCGCAGGCTTTACTCTCAGGGCAAAGCTGGAGGAGACTCCAGGCCAAGGAAATACTCCACCGGTTCCCTCAACAACCTGGGGGCGCACAGCCGATCCTTGCCTCGGCTTCACAACGCGGCTGACCCCCCTGCTCTGTCGCTGCCGTTACGTCATCCGGTGGGTTCCCACAGAGGGACGGTCTCAGCAGGACAGAGGCGCAGTCTTTCCTCCCTGGATCAGCCTCCAGATGTGACGGTACCAGCAAGCATGCCTGGTGCATCCAGGAGGTCCAGTCTGGCTTCTCTGAGCTCCCTGGGTGTGGATGTGGATGGGAATGGCCTAGATCTGGGCTTAGGGGAGAGGAGAATGTCGTTTGGGAAGAGTGGATTGAGTCCAGGGCAGAGAGTGGGCAGCATCAATTCTTTGAATGGGAAAGAGGAGCTGAGAGACTACCACCAGCACCAGAGAGACGAGCGGCTCCGCGAGCAGAAAGTTCAGAGACTg GAGTGCCAGCGCCTGGAGACCATCTTGAGCTTGTGCACTGAGCTGAGACAGGTGGCGAGAGAGCCGGCGGCCTCAGCCGTTTCTGATCTGCAGAAGATCAATAAGGAGCTGGAAAAGCTGCAGGTGTCGGACGACGAGTCCGTGTTTTCTGACTCCCCCAGCAGCACTGCTCCAGACAGCTGTTTCGGAGCCAAGGCCAGAGACTTTCCGCTTTCGGAGGAGCAGTCGGCCGCCCAGCGTCAGCAGAGCAGCTACAGAGAGCTCAGGTCCCATTCGCCCGCTGTCAGCCTGAACAGCAGCGCCCCCTCCCCTTCTATTCATCACAGAGCCAAG TCATTGCAGGCCTTGGAGAGTGTGCAGCTGAAACAAGAGGTGACTCACATCGAAGAAGAAAGGATCCAGGTTCTCAACAACATCGAGGAGCTGGaacaaaaaatcaaagactTGGACAACCAGATGGAGGAGTCCCTGCGTGAG ATGGAGGTGGAGTGTGCCCTGCTGGATGGAGAGCAGGAGTCTGAGATGGCCCAGCTGCAGAAGGAAAAGGAGCTTCTGGAGCAACTCAAGGGGAAAATGCACAATACTGAGAAAACCAGCAGCCCAGAGTCTCAG GAAACCGAGGAACCGTCTAAAAGTGCAGAGGATCTGGAGTTTCAGAAGCTGGAAAGAGAAatgaagcaggaggaggaaaaagagagtGAAAGCCAGGAGCTTCTGCGAGAAATCGCCGAGTGTCAGCGTCTTTCTGTCACACGAAAG GAACGAATAGTGACGCTGAAGAAACAGTCCTCGCAGACCACTTTACAGGCCCGGCAGGAAAGAGAGAACttccagagagagaaaaacaacttgCTCGTTATGCTTCAAAAG GAAAGAGATAAACTCGCGTCTTTGGAAGGAAAGTACGCAGAGTTGTCCGAGGGGCAAAACTTCGCCAATAACCCCGCAGGGGTCAAAGAG CACTTAAACTCTCTAAAGGAACGGAGAAGAAGCAGCAAAGAAAACTCGTCGCAGCCAAATGAGAACCTGCCTCATAAGAGGAGCCAGCAGCTCCTCAGTCCTTATGGCAGATCGTTAGGACGCACGCTTCCTCCGAag GCTCACCTACCTCTGACCCAAAGCTCGAGCTGCGGCAGCGTCATCCCACAAGGCTTCAGCTTCTCCCCTCGGGAAGGAAACACCCGCCGGCTGCCCAAGG CGAGCAACAGCCATGCGCACGtgaatgaagacaggcagagacAAGGAGATTTTTGCAGCAGGATGGTCTCCGAGCCCAGCGTGTTCCTGGACTCCTTCTCTTTCGCTGACAACAGCCTGACCTCGGACACCGTCAGCGTGGAGAGCTCTGACAGCCTGGAGACCAGCTTATCTGCCTGCTCCCCAGACAACATCTCCAG TGCCAGCACTTCAAACATGGCCAAGATTGAGGAGATGGAGCGTTTACTCCGAGAGGCCCAGGCCGAGAAGCAGAGGCTCCTGGAGCATCGG GAGCGGGAGATGGAGATGCGTAGGCAGGCTCTGGAGGAGGAGCGGAGACGgagagaggagctggagaagcgGCTTCAGGAGGAGACGAGCAGGAGGCAGAAGCTGGTGGAAAGAGAGGTGAAGCTCAGGGAGAAGCAGAGATCTCAG TCCCGACTGCTGAGTCGCTACCTTCCTGTGAGAAAAGACGACTTTGACCTCCACTGCCACATCGAAGCAGCCGGACACAACCCGGACGCCTGCTTCCACCTGGCCATCACTGACAAAACCTGTCGAGGATTCCTGGTCAAAATGGGAGGCAAGATCAAGACGTGGAAAAAACGCTGGTTCGTCTTCGACCAGAATCGCAGGACGCTGACGTACTACGCAG ACAAACACGAGACCAAGATGAAAGGCGTCATTTACTTCCAAGCCATAGAGGAAGTCTACTATGACCATTTAAAGAACGCACACAAA AGCCCCAATCCGTCGctgaccttcagtgtgaagacCCACGATCGGGTGTACTACATGGTGGCTCCGTCTCCTGAGGCCATGCGTATCTGGATGGACGTTATCGTAACGGGCGCTGAAGGACACATGCATTTCATGGTGTAA
- the si:ch211-244c8.4 gene encoding APC membrane recruitment protein 2 gives MDVQTENTDPPPNESQPSGKIRKGFKLFGKRKPGNIFSIRSKGDGNNKSPVISSKTLDGLSETPAAHPEPGKENGQEEGQAEKEQAEDDMLGEDGVLASAPARTSISSASSAKSLSFLSLLRGGRRGVGDRRVHTVSQPAGRQRRGLKGLFSSVKLRSKDKDDKEEAPPSPLLMSSRANSVEIIKEDLTLTPKCQPRSLNSPDTDSSDPIQSSTANRSGEMSPSESSPSQETTGNASRTKEHAAHSPTSDPPLVPGDTSLSSLLADISSLLTFDSITGGDIMADVEAEWGKASSAFSSGVTPTSFLSKPASSPPAFTTISMAAPEKPSSAAVSSVTTFTTFAKPSTLTSHSVKLSSGLDSFISIQDTTKPSTTPAASTAVSAPLTSFASKTIYSTSSFTSSPTVPANTLSTTNKAPFICPSKLTSETASPPQSTASVSKPSPTPVSPAVSAKPPPVTQGFSNVYAQPPPVKSDTVCVSSVEKSTFNQTSQMLAAGESTATGPITTPCAATTKPPPSASVNLSKVTTVSTAATTTTFVPTAISKPSLTSTHLDLNKTPPSFVTVSAPGPSSTSTATKAQPSSSTSSDKIPPVTKPTTTPVSLDKMPPPYTAAPSPNTQAASTASQPPTALGQLKISASGVSPAPAQMQTSVSKELPAPTQVEVSQAKAYPTPAEVPLSVSKDPSALIKLQVSSSKAPSSPTEVPISVSKAPPAFAQIPISQPKTHPAPPSAPCRAASPPYPPLSRLSETPASAKVKGPGQASVHQQPTSPDGTGGQGNQAVLSKTKELHNEPQTSLHGPSKEKKPPQSKASGLSKIPVVGGGRVGKLPVRESQHGADESSRDPPTPEQEERPGFNSHDAGSKDKISAAEANAPTSKHTQEESQPLQQPKSLTSSARDSKIPVKHGAQPQSSQTKEPPRTKIPVSKVPVRRAGNKPAATGGTNQMRK, from the coding sequence ATGGATGTACAGACAGAAAACACGGACCCCCCGCCTAATGAATCCCAGCCAAGTGGAAAAATCAGAAAGGGATTCAAGCTGTTTGGCAAACGCAAGCCAGGTAACATATTTTCTATCCGAAGCAAAGGGGACGGAAACAACAAGTCACCTGTTATAAGCAGCAAAACACTGGACGGATTATCAGAGACTCCCGCAGCACATCCTGAGCCAGGAAAGGAAAATGGACAGGAGGAGGGACAAGCAGAAAAGGAGCAGGCAGAGGACGACATGCTCGGAGAAGATGGCGTTCTGGCTTCCGCCCCAGCTCGCACCTCCATCTCTTCAGCCAGCTCCGCCAAGTCCCTCAGCTTCCTTTCACTGCTCAGAGGCGGCAGAAGGGGAGTGGGGGACCGCCGAGTCCACACCGTGTCCCAGCCAGCGGGTCGACAGCGCCGTGGGCTGAAGGGCCTCTTCAGTAGCGTTAAGCTCCGGTCGAAAGACAAAGACGACAAGGAGGAAGCCCCTCCAAGCCCACTTCTGATGTCCTCCCGGGCTAACAGTGTGGAAATCATCAAAGAGGACCTGACCCTGACACCAAAATGCCAACCGCGCTCTCTGAACAGCCCCGATACAGACAGCAGTGACCCCATCCAGAGCTCCACAGCCAACAGGAGTGGAGAGATGTCTCCATCAGAGTCCTCACCTTCCCAGGAGACGACAGGAAACGCGAGTAGAACAAAAGAGCATGCGGCACATTCGCCCACCTCGGATCCACCGCTGGTACCCGGCGATACCAGCCTGAGCTCCTTGCTGGCGGACATCTCTTCTCTCCTGACCTTTGACTCAATCACAGGGGGTGACATCATGGCTGACGTGGAAGCAGAGTGGGGCAAAGCTAGCAGCGCATTCAGTTCTGGTGTTACTCCAACGTCCTTCCTCTCTAAACCCGCCTCCTCTCCGCCGGCTTTTACGACCATCAGCATGGCTGCTCCAGAGAAACCCTCATCTGCGGCCGTCTCCTCTGTCACTACCTTCACGACATTCGCCAAACCTTCCACTTTGACCTCACACTCAGTCAAACTGAGTTCAGGCCTCGACTCTTTCATCAGCATCCAAGATACAACCAAACCCTCAACTACACCTGCAGCGTCAACAGCCGTTTCAGCTCCGCTAACGTCGTTTGCTTCAAAGACAATCTACTCCACTTCTAGCTTCACATCTTCTCCCACTGTTCCTGCCAACACACTGTCCACGACGAACAAGGCTCCTTTCATTTGTCCAAGCAAACTGACTTCAGAGACCGCATCGCCTCCCCAAAGCACTGCCTCAGTAAGTAAACCCAGTCCTACACCTGTTTCACCTGCTGTGTCTGCTAAACCTCCACCTGTAACCCAGGGGTTTTCCAACGTCTATGCCCAGCCTCCACCTGTTAAGTCAGATACAGTTTGCGTTTCGAGCGTAGAAAAGTCAACCTTTAACCAGACTTCCCAAATGTTGGCTGCAGGAGAATCCACAGCCACGGGGCCGATCACAACACCATGTGCGGCCACAACTAAGCCCCCTCCTTCTGCATCAGTTAATCTGTCAAAGGTGACAACTGTTTCTACAGCAGCTACAACCACGACCTTTGTACCCACAGCCATTTCCAAGCCTTCCCTCACCTCCACCCATCTGGACTTGAATAAAACCCCTCCCTCGTTTGTCACCGTTTCAGCTCCTGGCCCTTCATCAACCTCCACAGCCACTAAAGCCCAACCCAGCTCCTCAACGTCTTCAGATAAAATTCCTCCCGTGACTAAACCCACTACAACACCAGTCTCTTTAGATAAGATGCCCCCTCCTTACACAGCAGCTCCTTCTCCCAACACTCAGGCTGCTTCGACAGCGTCTCAACCACCAACTGCTCTGGGTCAGCTCAAAATCTCTGCCTCTGGAGTTTCTCCTGCTCCGGCTCAAATGCAAACCTCTGTATCTAAGGAACTTCCTGCTCCGACTCAAGTGGAAGTTTCTCAAGCTAAAGCCTACCCCACTCCTGCTGAAGTCCCACTTTCTGTATCTAAAGATCCATCTGCTCTCATTAAATTGCAGGTTTCTTCATCTAAAGCCCCATCTTCCCCCACTGAGGTTCCAATTTCTGTATCTAAAGCCCCTCCTGCCTTTGCTCAGATCCCAATTTCTCAGCCTAAAACCCATCCCGCACCTCCCTCTGCCCCTTGCCGTGCAGCTTCTCCTCCCTACCCTCCTCTATCTCGGCTGAGTGAGACTCCAGCCTCTGCTAAGGTGAAGGGGCCAGGACAGGCATCGGTGCATCAGCAGCCGACCAGCCCAGACGGCACAGGTGGACAGGGAAACCAAGCTGtgctttcaaaaacaaaagaactgcaCAATGAGCCACAAACAAGCCTCCATGGGCcctcaaaagaaaagaagccaCCACAATCAAAAGCATCAGGGCTCAGTAAAATACCTGTCGTTGGAGGTGGAAGAGTGGGCAAGCTCCCTGTCCGGGAGAGCCAACACGGCGCCGATGAATCGAGCAGGGACCCACCTACGCCGGAGCAAGAAGAAAGGCCCGGTTTCAACTCGCATGATGCGGGGAGCAAAGATAAAATTAGTGCAGCTGAAGCAAACGCACCCACCTCAAAACACACCCAGGAGGAGAGTCAGCCGCTTCAACAGCCAAAAAGCCTCACGAGTTCAGCACGTGACTCAAAGATCCCCGTGAAACACGGCGCTCAGCCCCAGAGCTCTCAGACTAAAGAACCCCCGCGAACGAAGATCCCCGTGTCCAAAGTTCCTGTCCGCAGGGCTGGGAATAAACCAGCCGCTACAGGTGGCACCAACcagatgagaaaataa